The following nucleotide sequence is from Populus nigra chromosome 15, ddPopNigr1.1, whole genome shotgun sequence.
tgcaaaacaaaaaaaatcaagaaatcaataaaaagaaaggagaaatatCAGTAGCtagtgaaataaataaatatttttaaagagaaggaaaaagaaaaggaaccaaGAGTGATCAATTGAGAGAGAGTGTCTCTGATCTTCATGGATTTGATTGACTCTACGTTCTCTGCTATCCACCCCATGTTATCTgtccctctccctccctccctccctctctgttattttcttttgtgaaaCTGAAACTGGGATGAAGGATTCTTGGGTTTTGCAGGGAAATTGCAATAGAGAGCGCAAAGATGGCAGTTAAAACTCACTTATAGTCTCTACATTTTCTATCTTTAGTCTCTTCAATTCCTGTACTctaaattaaatccaaaaagcTCCTTCATTTCTAATTAAAGGCCATTTGAGagattatattaaattcaatgatgaaaaataGAATCCATATGGGAAATTAATTAGTCATATATTCTCTCGTGTTTTATATTAAGAATCTTATTAGCATGAAACGAGAGGTTCAGACTTGATTTGAATAAATGTAAATGTACAGGGACCAGATGTGATTCTTAGTCCTTAATCCAAAGATCGACTGTTTTGTTCCTGAATGCGGGCCCCAGATGTGGCGTGTCTTGTTGAGTTATATTTTGACATGTGGAAcctagttattaaacccggcccgtgGTTGACCCTGCTAAAGAGCCGGATcccgggtttcatgggtcaacccgggtcaactcgggtcaacctggaaaaattaaaaaaaaaattaaaattttaatatttcatatgaaaaaatccatgtaaatatagattatacatattatgaagtttaaaagaatattttaaaaagttttttatcccacattaaaaaaacataactttttccttaaaaacatagagtatatatactaatgggtttcaaatcccacattaaaaaaacataacttttttcatgggaacatagagtatatgtatgaaagggtttcaaatccaacattgaaaagataatatattatccttttaagttgaagtatttaaaccaaaaggttttttatcccacattgaaaaaacatggtttttttcatgggaacatagtatatatatatgaaagagcttcaaatcccacattgatggttttttacataggaacatggagtatatatatgaaagggcttcaaatcccacattgaaaatatattatgttatctttttaagttgaagtacttaaatcaaaaggtttttttatcccacattgaaaaaacatggtttttttcatggggacatagtgtatatatatgaaagggcttcaaatcccacattgaaaagatactttgttatccttttaagttgaagtacttaaaccaaaatgttttttatcccacattgaaaaaacatggtttttttcatgggaacatagtgtatatatatgaaagggcttcaaatcccacattgaaaagattattatgttatccttttaagttgaagtatttaaaccaaaaggttttttttatcccacattgaaaaaacattgtttttttcatgtgaacatagtgtttatatattaatgggtttcaaatcccatatttgaaaaaaaaaaaaaccggatCGCGTCCAGGTTTGCCCGGGTCGCCCGGGTTTGGCCGGGCTGTTGCCACAgccggtcttttattaaacccggaccggtccagccaccgggtcGACCGAGTCActggtcgacccgccgggcggggccgggtttaataactatgtgtGGAACTACTTAATAGTCCAattagtaaaattttaaaaaatgagtaaGTTTGGCATATTGCATTTTGGTTACTATGTTTTCCTGCTATTCTGATTCAGtacataattttaataattttagcaattttattcaatacatattgattaaagttttattcaacaaagatatatataaatttaatttaagtcaaatcgataaaaaaaaaattgtagataTATAGTTACCATTTTATatcaattattcaaaaattttatttgatgaataatgaaaagcatattgatattattaaatctaattcaAAATCCAATGTAAACTTaaccaatatatataatttaataaccctgatatttataaatttatcattttatacacattttttttcagttaaaatatttatttacatagaatgttgattcatatataattaaacttaaattattataaactagATCGACAAATAGGTTCATGTGATTATTTTATAAACACTACACtatttcattcaaaaattataatagagatatatatatatatatatatatataatgaagtatttcttgaacaaaaagaaaataaaacaagccGCCGCCGTGGTTAATATCTCTAAAAAGGATCTAATTGAAAATATCGAAAACATATAAGACCTGAAATGTACTTTACCACAAGAAAATCATAACGAGTCCATGAGGAGTGTTAtcttctcaaaaaaataataaaacggGTGCGGGTCGGGCTCTGCAATTCGATTGGTGCCCGGATATTAGAAccctaaattttaaaatttgtgactcctctctctctctctcagaaaaaatcaaatcagatGGAGGTCAGCGATTTTGAAGAAGAAACCCTAAAAAAGAGGCATAAGAAGAACCCTTTTACATCATCAATGGGAGAAGTGgtaatttcttattaattatcattcaaagctctctttttttcaatttttatgtttttttttttgtgattgtaattttaattttttgtgtggAAAAAACAGAACTTTATGCACgaagatgatgataatgacCGGTTAGAAACTGCACGTGCTCGGtgtaagaaaaatgattttttttttattaaattaaaggtTGTTTTGTAAGAAACTGAACGTtgtgtccttttttttattaattagtttcGAATGTAATTAAGAGACATACGGCATTGGCAGAGAGGCTGTCTAGGTGAGAATTGTATTGATGGttgtttgattaatgaaaatgtTACTGGGTTTTGAggattaaggttttttttttgtcgttgGTTTTTGACAGGGATTCTGATAAGATGATATTCGAGCGGTTACAGAAAGAATTTGAAGCTGCAAGAGCGTCTCAAACGGAAGGTATTTTCTTTTTGAGATAATGCAGTGATTAACAGTTTATTTGTGAGTGATTTGATTGGAAAAAATGTGCTTTTCATTTGAATTCTTGCAGAGGTTTATTTAGATGGTGAAGAATGGAATGACGGACTGTTAGCTACGATAAGAGAGAGGGTAAACACTGTATTTTCTGTACTTTGTTGGAGGTGGTTGAATTCTGGTGGTTCTGATCACAAGTCATTGTTAAAATAGATGGCTGGAACAATTTACATCTTAAAGTTTGGGTCTCTATGCTCTATATAATGGATAATTCCATGACGAATACTTGTTTAGCACTCCATCTTGATGGATTTGTTTGTGCGGTTTGTATCATTGTAAAGTTATATGTTTGCAGATGGGTGTGATCAAATTGTTAATGTTTTAAGCGTGCCCTTTTCATCAGGTTCACATGGAGGTTGATAGAAAGGCAATGCTAGCGGAGACAGATGTGATACCAAATCATCATGTTGAGGAAAAAATTACATATAGAGTTGGGAATAAGGTAACATTTTCTACTAACAAGGATACGATGCATGGAATGTGCTTAGGGTGTAGgttttgatgaaatttattGCATTGGTTGGTCATTTATCAATCAGTAGCTTTTTTCTTAATACAAACAGGTTATTTGTTGTCTGGAGGGGGCAAGAATTGGCATTCAATATGAGACAACTTTTGCAGGTCTGATGCAAATTTTCTTGTGCTTTATTCTAATATGATCACTCTAGTTATGTTATCATCTCATTTTGCATCCAACAACAATTGCTCAAATGTTCATGGTTTTCCATGACTGCACTTATGAGGTTGGTGGccgttttatttttatattaaaaaatatcctgTTTATCCATACAAAAATTATTGTGATCTTCTTGTACTGCTCAATTCTCTCAGAGGAGATTGCATGTCAGTGGATGCAACTTAAAGCTGGTTCATTTGTTTCTTCCTTTCCCCTTCTTCCTTGCAGGAGACCCTTGTGAGCTGTACCATTTGGTGCTTGAGAGCAAGTCATTTCTTGAGAAGATGACTGTCCTTGAACACACAATCCCTTTCTTCCTGCCGCTTCGTGAAGCAGAAAATGATCTTCTTTCATCTAATGCGATGGTAAGGTTAGTTGCCAGAGACATCTTTTTGGGTTTGATATTCCTTGGATATTACCCATTCTCAATATTGCTTCTCTTCTCTTGCTTTCAGAGATTTATAGATTACATTGGAGAACTTCTGCAAGCTTATGTGGATAGAAAGGAACAGGTATAGTCCAGCTTACATGATCTTAGTATTTATGTGTTTCTGTTTGAGCTAGCTTTGCTGACATACTGATCTTTGTTTACCTACAAGAGATTGTCCTACTGCATCTAGTGAATTTTCAATGTTCAATTTGCACAGATCAGCTTAAGTCAGTTTCACCCTTTTTGCCTGGTTTCTGTGGGAACTATCATTGACTCAACTATTCTGGTGAATACTTAGGAGAAATTTATCAACTTTGTTATAGTTAAGATAAAGGGGGTCCCACACAAAGATCTTATCTGTTGGAGTTCCCTCAGTAGCAATTTTTATGCTTAGGCTTGTATCTGAAGTGTAACCCCGTTGGACTCTATTATTAGATGAAGTCTTATTATCGAAGGCTGATATTTTTCAGTCATCACGTGCAGCTTCTTATTTCCAGTTTTGCTCTTAGATCTTTCTCGATCTTCTTTGTTAGGAATTTATATGTGCTAGATGTTTGTGTAGTAATTTTCATTCCTTCTATTGTGTGTGCATGTGTGGGTGTTTGCAGATGTTTGTCAGGTATTAAGGGTGAAATAACAGATTGAACATCTTACAACACTCATGTggagattttattttcttggtctTTGCCTTCTTAATTACTCAATCTCCACAACAAGTGGGCGTACTCTTTTTTCAACTGTCCCCTTCCTCACCCTGTTGGTGGGATTTGGTCTCT
It contains:
- the LOC133674048 gene encoding uncharacterized protein LOC133674048 translates to MEVSDFEEETLKKRHKKNPFTSSMGEVNFMHEDDDNDRLETARARFSNVIKRHTALAERLSRDSDKMIFERLQKEFEAARASQTEEVYLDGEEWNDGLLATIRERVHMEVDRKAMLAETDVIPNHHVEEKITYRVGNKVICCLEGARIGIQYETTFAGDPCELYHLVLESKSFLEKMTVLEHTIPFFLPLREAENDLLSSNAMRFIDYIGELLQAYVDRKEQVRLIKELYGNQIGELYHSLPYHIIEFVLDDFPCKVIVSLRYADLVSVLPTRVRVIAWPIDQFKKSEVMGAHPSPSRLSYAEDALKSMSLPEAYAEIVLRLRPVTQEI